One Hypanus sabinus isolate sHypSab1 chromosome X2 unlocalized genomic scaffold, sHypSab1.hap1 SUPER_X2_unloc_1, whole genome shotgun sequence genomic region harbors:
- the LOC132385704 gene encoding E3 ubiquitin-protein ligase TRIM39-like, with translation MEKNLLALQENIRIIQEEITKLKEQMDQKDSVIFLKEEARRNRRINDDIQELSVTDETLPVEKFDHPHLLKTVLRETLDAINRVSVTLDVQTVHPGLEVSEDRKSLRWTRNRRNLPHTGKRFTFWKCVLGSEGFTSGRHHWEVEVTGIRDWCLGVAAESVERKRPVSLSPETGFWVIGRYCDVLHRDYDVSCGLPSPKSHLAAGPIPGRVAVYLIYESGTVSFYNAETKSHLHTFTGNKFTGKLYPFFATWDENQWLRICSGSAPDL, from the exons atggagaaaaatcttctggctcttcaagagaatataaggattattcaggaggaaatcacaaagttaaaggaacagatggatcaaaaagacagtgtgatatttctcaag gaggaagctcgtcggaaCAGGAG gattaatgacgatatccaggaattgtcagtgacagatgagaccctaccggttgaaaaattcgatcaccCCCATTTGTTGAAAACAGTGCTGAGGGAAACGCTTGATGCTATTAATCGAG TCTCAGTCACACTGGATGTGCAAACGGTGCATCCGGGTCTCGAAGTGTCGGAGGATCGGAAGAGTCTGAGATGGACCCGGAACAGgaggaatctccctcacaccgggaagagattcacattCTGGAaatgtgtgctgggatcggagggattcacatcggggagacatcactgggaggtggaggtgacggggatTCGGGACTGGTGTCTGGGAGTCGCTGCAGAGTCTGTGGAAAGGAAGAGACCGGTCAGtctgagtccggagaccggattctgggtcatcgGGCGGTATTGTGATGTGTTACATCGGGATTATGACGTGTCCTGTGGTCTCCCCTCCCCCAAGTCCCATctcgctgccggtcccatccccgggagggtggcaGTTTATCTCatttacgagtccgggacagtttcattttacaacgcggagaccaagtcccatctccacaccttcactgggaataaattcacggggaaactttatcctttctttgCGACCTGGGATGAAAACCaatggctgagaatctgctccggttccgctccggacctgtaa